Below is a window of Deinococcus multiflagellatus DNA.
CCGGTACGGTGCTGGGCGTGACCGTCCTGGCCCTGGCGCTGCTGAACCTCTCCCAGAAGATCTGCGTGGGCTGCCTGATGTACTTCCAGTACCGCCGCCTGCGTTTCGCCCTCCTGCACCGCTAAGGAAGTCCCGCTATGTCCGACATTGAAGCGCTGAAAAAAGAAGTGCCCCCCTTCCAGATTTTCGACCTGATTCCTCAGTACGCCGCCCAGGGCTTCATTGACCCCGAGCGCATTGACCTGCTGAAGTGGGCGGGCGTCTACCCCCAGCGCCCCCAGGAAGACGGCTACCTGATGATGCGCGTGCGCGTGCCCGCCGCCGAGTTCTCCAGCGCCACGCTGCGCGAGGTGGCCAATATTGCCGAGGAGTACGGGCGCGGCTTTCTGGACGTGACCGACCGGCAGGCCTTTCAATTTCACTGGCTGACCATTGATAAGATTCCGGCGATTTTTGACCGCTTAGAGCCGCTGGGCCTGCACCCCAAGGGCGCGTGCGGCGACACGGTGCGCGCGGTGATCGCCTCGCCGCTGGCCGGGCTGGACGCCCGCGAGATCATTGACGTGCGCCCCATTGCCTTTGCGATGGAAGGCACCCTGACCGGCAACCCCGACTTTCAGGACCTGCCGCGCAAGTTCAAGATGAGCCTGACCGCCACGCCGGAACTGGAAGGCATTCACCTCATCAACGACATTGGCTTTCTGGCCCACCGCGTGAACGGCGAAGTGGGCTTTGACGTGTGGGTGGGCGGCGGCCTGGGTGCCGTGGCGCACCTCGCCAAGCGCCTGGGCGTGTTTATTCGCCCCGACGAGGTGGTGGAGGTGGGACAGGCGATCACCGCCGCCTACCGCGACCACGGCTACCGCCAGAACAGGAAAAAGAGCCGCCTGAAGTTCCTGATCAAGGACCTGGGCGTGGAAAGGTTCCGCGAGATCGTGGAAACCGAGTACCTGGGCCGCCAGCTGCCTGACGGCCCTTCCGCGCCCGTGGCCCGCTTCGGCGGCAATGACGTGCTGGGCGTGAACCCGCAGGCGGACGGGCTGAATTACGTGGTGGTGGCCACCACCGTGGGCCGAATCAACCCCGACAAGGCCCGCGCGCTGGCTGACCTTGCTGACCGGTACGGCAAGGGCGTGCTGCGCACCACTGCGTTCCAGAACATGGTGATTCCGCACGTCAGGACCGAGGACGTGGCCGCCCTGAGCGAGGC
It encodes the following:
- a CDS encoding nitrite/sulfite reductase; this translates as MSDIEALKKEVPPFQIFDLIPQYAAQGFIDPERIDLLKWAGVYPQRPQEDGYLMMRVRVPAAEFSSATLREVANIAEEYGRGFLDVTDRQAFQFHWLTIDKIPAIFDRLEPLGLHPKGACGDTVRAVIASPLAGLDAREIIDVRPIAFAMEGTLTGNPDFQDLPRKFKMSLTATPELEGIHLINDIGFLAHRVNGEVGFDVWVGGGLGAVAHLAKRLGVFIRPDEVVEVGQAITAAYRDHGYRQNRKKSRLKFLIKDLGVERFREIVETEYLGRQLPDGPSAPVARFGGNDVLGVNPQADGLNYVVVATTVGRINPDKARALADLADRYGKGVLRTTAFQNMVIPHVRTEDVAALSEALAALNLAPKTTLRGTTIACTGNQFCRLALTETKARTAALVDHLEPLTLALDVPFTINLTGCSNACTRYQVADLGFMGANRTDKDGTVHEVYNVHLAGSIGQAQRTGTKLKGAVPAEQLNAYTEAVLADFQANKLPEESFVEYADRVGHERFTPDTVLAARELVTA